In Pedobacter sp. SL55, the following proteins share a genomic window:
- a CDS encoding asparaginase has protein sequence MTKVFIIYTGGTIGMVNDAKTGALIPFNFEQIKENVPELARLNYEIAVHSFEPIIDSSNMHPDQWKNVLAEIIEKNYEEFDGFVILHGSDTMSFTASALSFMLKNLAKPVVLTGSQLPIGEIRTDAKENLITALEIAATKQNGKAVVPEVCIYFDNQLFRGNRSIKYNTEKFEAFRSPNYPILAEAGVQLTFFHKEILPVPTKNFYIHTKFDANIGVLKIYPGMTEAVVYAVTRSKVKAIVLETFGSGNTTTAKWFTDALAEAIKNGKHIVDISQCQRGSVQLGMYETSSELQKMGVISGFDMTFETAVTKLMYLLAADLNTEEIKQQMESPIAGELTN, from the coding sequence ATGACCAAAGTTTTCATCATCTATACTGGAGGTACCATTGGCATGGTTAACGATGCTAAAACAGGAGCCTTAATTCCTTTTAATTTCGAGCAAATTAAAGAGAATGTGCCCGAGTTAGCCCGATTGAATTATGAGATTGCGGTCCACTCTTTCGAACCTATTATCGATTCATCTAACATGCATCCCGATCAATGGAAAAATGTACTTGCAGAAATTATCGAAAAAAATTACGAGGAGTTTGATGGTTTTGTGATTTTACACGGATCTGATACGATGTCGTTTACCGCATCAGCTTTGAGTTTTATGTTAAAAAATTTGGCTAAACCAGTGGTGTTAACCGGCTCGCAGTTGCCAATTGGCGAAATTAGAACAGATGCCAAAGAGAATTTAATTACTGCGCTAGAAATTGCTGCAACCAAACAAAACGGAAAGGCTGTGGTGCCAGAAGTATGTATTTATTTCGACAATCAGTTGTTTAGAGGTAACCGTTCCATTAAATACAATACAGAAAAATTTGAAGCCTTTCGTTCTCCAAACTATCCAATTTTAGCAGAAGCAGGCGTTCAATTGACTTTCTTTCACAAAGAAATTTTACCCGTTCCAACCAAAAACTTTTATATCCATACTAAATTCGATGCTAATATTGGCGTGTTAAAAATTTATCCAGGCATGACCGAAGCTGTAGTTTATGCGGTAACTAGGTCAAAAGTAAAAGCCATTGTACTAGAAACTTTTGGCTCGGGAAATACCACTACTGCAAAATGGTTTACAGATGCTTTGGCAGAGGCCATTAAAAATGGCAAGCACATTGTGGATATTTCGCAATGCCAACGCGGTTCGGTGCAATTGGGAATGTACGAAACCAGTAGCGAGTTGCAAAAAATGGGTGTAATTAGTGGTTTCGACATGACGTTTGAAACTGCAGTAACCAAGTTGATGTATTTGTTAGCCGCTGATTTGAATACCGAAGAGATTAAACAGCAAATGGAGTCGCCAATTGCTGGCGAGTTAACAAATTAG
- a CDS encoding MBL fold metallo-hydrolase, with protein MKIEQIYTGCLAEAAYYIESNGEAAIIDPLREVSPYLVKATQNGAKIKYIFETHFHADFVSGHVDLAEKSGATIVYGPTATTAFEAYIATDGEQFKVGDLTITALHTPGHTLESTTYLLTDAEGKNHCIFTGDTLFIGDVGRPDLAQKGTLTMNDLAGLLYDSLNEKIKPLADDVIVYPGHGAGSACGKSMSKETFDTLGHQKQVNYALKAETKEQFIKEVTDGILPPPQYFAKNAAMNKGGYESIDEVFEKGLNPLAPQDFEDLANQADALILDTRDPQVFAKAFIPNSINVGLNGQFAPWVGALITDLKQNILLITEEGKAEETITRLARVGYDHTIGYLEGGIAAWQKAGKEVDQITSISAEEFEKAYQENPDVLALDVRKPGEYEAEHLEFTHPRPLDYINEWTHEVASDKTYYIHCAGGYRSMIAASVLKARGIENVIDVAGGYGAIKNTGLKRTDFVCPSKLAKA; from the coding sequence ATGAAGATAGAACAAATTTATACTGGATGTTTGGCCGAAGCTGCTTATTACATAGAAAGTAATGGCGAAGCTGCTATTATTGATCCACTTCGTGAAGTTAGTCCATATTTAGTAAAGGCAACACAAAACGGAGCTAAAATCAAATATATCTTCGAAACCCATTTTCATGCAGATTTTGTTTCTGGTCACGTTGATTTAGCCGAAAAATCTGGTGCTACTATCGTTTATGGGCCAACTGCAACCACCGCCTTCGAGGCGTACATTGCAACAGATGGCGAGCAATTTAAAGTGGGCGATTTAACCATTACGGCTTTGCATACGCCGGGGCATACGCTAGAATCAACTACTTATTTATTAACAGATGCCGAAGGTAAAAACCATTGCATTTTTACTGGAGATACTTTGTTTATTGGCGATGTTGGTCGCCCAGATTTAGCGCAAAAGGGCACGTTAACCATGAACGATTTGGCGGGTTTGCTTTACGATTCGCTAAACGAAAAGATAAAGCCATTAGCTGATGATGTGATAGTTTACCCCGGCCACGGTGCTGGCTCTGCTTGTGGAAAAAGCATGAGCAAAGAAACTTTCGATACGCTTGGGCATCAAAAGCAAGTGAATTATGCCCTAAAAGCCGAAACTAAAGAACAATTCATTAAAGAAGTAACGGACGGTATCTTACCCCCGCCACAATATTTTGCTAAAAATGCAGCCATGAACAAAGGTGGTTACGAAAGCATCGACGAGGTTTTCGAAAAAGGTTTAAATCCATTGGCGCCGCAAGACTTTGAAGATTTGGCTAATCAGGCAGATGCTTTAATTCTAGACACACGTGACCCGCAAGTTTTTGCCAAAGCCTTTATTCCAAACTCAATTAACGTAGGTTTAAATGGACAGTTTGCCCCATGGGTTGGTGCATTAATTACAGATTTAAAGCAAAATATTTTATTAATTACCGAAGAAGGCAAAGCTGAAGAAACCATTACTCGTTTGGCTCGTGTAGGTTATGATCATACCATCGGTTATTTAGAAGGCGGTATTGCCGCTTGGCAAAAAGCAGGCAAAGAGGTAGATCAAATTACTTCCATTTCTGCTGAAGAATTTGAAAAAGCTTACCAAGAAAATCCAGATGTTTTAGCTTTAGATGTACGTAAACCAGGCGAATACGAAGCAGAGCATTTAGAATTTACGCATCCTCGCCCTTTAGATTACATTAACGAATGGACGCATGAAGTGGCTAGCGATAAAACTTATTACATCCATTGCGCAGGCGGTTACCGTTCTATGATTGCGGCTTCTGTTTTAAAAGCCAGAGGCATTGAGAACGTAATTGATGTAGCTGGCGGTTATGGTGCTATTAAAAACACGGGTTTAAAGCGTACCGATTTCGTTTGTCCTAGCAAATTGGCAAAGGCGTAA
- a CDS encoding YpdA family putative bacillithiol disulfide reductase — MATEKQHFDVLIIGAGPIGLACGIEAQKAGKSYVVIDKGTLVNSLYNYPVFMTFFSTSERLEIGGVPFMSISTKPNRNEALEYYRRVTEKFQLNVHLFEEVQSCQKQANGLFQVETSKANYQAKNVIIATGFYDVPNLMNIPGEDLPKVIHYYKDPHYYAFSKVLVVGANNSSVDVALETYRKGAEVTMVIRGSEMGPNVKYWVRPDIENRIKEGAIKAYYNSCLKEIKEHSALITTPEGEVEIENDFVAAMTGYHPNFKFLEKLGVTLDENKVPNYNPETMESNVAGLYLAGVVCGGMDTHKWFIENSRVHAEQIMRYIVNER; from the coding sequence GTGGCAACAGAAAAACAACATTTCGATGTGTTAATTATCGGAGCTGGCCCCATCGGTTTAGCTTGTGGTATCGAAGCACAAAAAGCAGGCAAAAGCTATGTCGTTATTGATAAAGGTACTTTGGTTAATAGCTTGTACAATTATCCAGTATTCATGACTTTCTTCTCCACATCTGAACGTTTGGAAATAGGAGGTGTGCCTTTCATGAGCATCAGTACAAAACCCAACCGCAACGAAGCATTGGAATACTATCGTCGAGTTACCGAGAAATTTCAGCTTAATGTACATTTGTTCGAGGAAGTGCAAAGCTGCCAAAAGCAAGCCAATGGTTTATTTCAAGTTGAAACGTCAAAAGCAAACTACCAAGCTAAAAATGTAATTATTGCTACAGGTTTTTACGATGTGCCTAACTTGATGAATATTCCTGGTGAAGATTTGCCAAAGGTAATTCATTACTATAAAGATCCACATTATTACGCTTTTAGCAAAGTTTTAGTAGTTGGAGCTAACAATTCATCGGTAGATGTGGCATTAGAAACTTACAGAAAAGGGGCAGAAGTAACGATGGTTATCCGTGGTAGCGAGATGGGGCCAAATGTAAAATATTGGGTCCGTCCAGATATCGAAAATCGCATTAAAGAAGGTGCTATCAAAGCTTATTACAACAGCTGCTTGAAAGAAATCAAAGAGCATTCTGCTTTAATTACTACGCCAGAAGGAGAAGTAGAAATAGAAAACGATTTTGTTGCCGCCATGACTGGTTATCATCCCAACTTTAAGTTTTTAGAAAAGTTAGGAGTTACCTTGGATGAAAATAAAGTTCCAAATTATAATCCAGAAACGATGGAAAGCAATGTTGCTGGTTTGTATCTAGCTGGTGTAGTTTGCGGTGGAATGGATACGCATAAGTGGTTCATCGAAAACTCTCGTGTGCATGCAGAACAGATTATGAGGTATATTGTGAATGAACGTTAA